The Providencia rettgeri genome includes a window with the following:
- the gabD_2 gene encoding Succinate-semialdehyde dehydrogenase [NADP(+)] GabD, translating into MSINTNSTLFRQQAYINGQWVDAQNKSVFEVTNPANNEVIANVSNVGALETQQAIEAAEKALPAWRAKTAKERSQILNKWFRLMMDNQKELAELLSAEQGKSITESMGEIAYGASFIEWFAEEGKRVYGETIPSPLPGRRLVTIKQPVGVVAAITPWNFPNAMITRKVGPALAAGCTMVLKPAAETPLSALALAALGEEAGIPAGVFNIVPGTDAKAIGGVMTSSPIVRKLTFTGSTRVGKLLMEQCANTVKKMSLELGGNAPFIVFDDADLDAAVQGALAAKFRNSGQTCVCANRILVQEGVYDEFAARLAKAVNELKIGPATQADSQQGPLINQAAVDKVTEHIADAVSHGAKVIAGGKPAQLGGLFFEPTVITGVTESMKVAKEETFGPLAPLFKFRDEQEAIDLANDTEFGLASYFYSKDIGRIYRVAEALESGMVGINEGIISNEVAPFGGIKQSGLGREGSRYGIEDYLEVKYLCFGGLSN; encoded by the coding sequence ATGAGCATAAATACCAATTCTACATTATTTCGCCAACAAGCTTATATCAACGGCCAATGGGTTGATGCCCAAAATAAAAGTGTATTTGAGGTCACTAACCCAGCAAACAACGAGGTTATCGCTAACGTCAGCAATGTCGGTGCTTTAGAAACTCAACAAGCTATCGAAGCCGCAGAAAAAGCCCTGCCGGCATGGCGTGCTAAAACCGCCAAAGAGCGCAGCCAAATTTTAAACAAATGGTTCCGTTTAATGATGGATAACCAAAAGGAATTGGCCGAATTACTCAGTGCTGAGCAAGGCAAGTCGATCACTGAATCGATGGGAGAAATTGCCTACGGTGCCAGCTTTATTGAGTGGTTTGCTGAAGAAGGTAAACGAGTGTATGGGGAAACCATTCCATCACCTCTGCCAGGACGTCGTCTGGTGACGATAAAACAGCCCGTGGGTGTGGTTGCGGCTATCACGCCATGGAACTTCCCAAATGCCATGATCACCCGCAAAGTCGGCCCTGCACTCGCAGCAGGCTGTACGATGGTATTAAAACCTGCGGCAGAAACGCCATTATCAGCATTAGCATTGGCAGCGTTAGGGGAAGAAGCTGGCATTCCTGCTGGCGTGTTTAACATTGTTCCAGGTACTGATGCTAAAGCTATTGGTGGCGTTATGACTTCCAGCCCAATTGTTCGCAAACTCACATTCACGGGTTCAACGCGAGTCGGTAAGTTGCTGATGGAACAGTGTGCCAATACGGTGAAAAAGATGTCTCTGGAACTCGGTGGTAACGCGCCATTTATCGTGTTTGATGATGCTGATTTAGATGCAGCAGTACAAGGTGCATTAGCGGCTAAATTCCGTAATAGCGGGCAAACTTGTGTGTGTGCTAACCGTATTTTAGTCCAAGAAGGGGTTTACGATGAATTTGCAGCTCGTTTGGCAAAAGCGGTGAATGAACTGAAAATCGGACCAGCCACACAAGCGGACTCTCAACAAGGTCCTCTGATTAACCAAGCCGCGGTCGATAAAGTCACTGAACATATTGCAGATGCCGTTTCACACGGTGCAAAAGTGATTGCAGGGGGTAAACCAGCCCAATTAGGTGGCTTGTTCTTTGAACCGACGGTTATCACAGGTGTGACTGAGTCCATGAAGGTCGCAAAAGAAGAAACGTTCGGCCCACTGGCACCATTATTTAAATTCCGTGATGAGCAAGAAGCGATTGATCTTGCCAATGATACTGAATTTGGCTTGGCATCTTATTTCTATTCAAAAGATATCGGGCGTATCTACCGTGTTGCAGAGGCATTAGAAAGCGGCATGGTGGGTATTAATGAAGGCATTATTTCAAACGAAGTAGCCCCATTTGGTGGTATTAAGCAGTCTGGTCTGGGGCGTGAAGGTTCACGCTACGGAATTGAAGATTATTTGGAAGTGAAATACCTCTGCTTTGGTGGTCTTTCCAATTAG
- the bcr_1 gene encoding Sulfonamide resistance protein translates to MVKNFDKHIPRYLIPLLGSLVAFGPLSIDMYLPALPQMGIALHATQGQMQYTLGAFFAGFCIGMLFYGPLSDLLGRRKMLLSGLAIFTVASLLCAQATNANTLIVFRALQAFGSGAAIVMARAIARDVYPAHELPKVLSLMTLVTMIAPLLAPLLGGFLLVHFQWQVIFYLLAVIGLASVCAIFFLLPETLTHQRGSENILCVAFKNYAQVLTDREALSIIGTMAFSFAGMFAFISGSPFVYINYFGVSEQHYGLLFGCNILGMIVMLLLNVKLLKTYSLTRILTMQSGFQLAFGLLLLIFYQQSLPIIVILVVLFLSMVNAIGTNSLSLLLQHRGKIAGSASALAISIQFALAAVASVAVSVLQDESPFAMALVMALCAGLSFASQQLSAKNIRPQVQSVSSENNEK, encoded by the coding sequence CGTTACACGCCACTCAAGGGCAAATGCAGTACACTCTTGGCGCCTTTTTTGCCGGATTCTGCATTGGAATGCTGTTTTATGGCCCACTAAGTGACCTTCTAGGTCGTCGGAAAATGTTGTTAAGTGGCCTTGCCATTTTTACTGTCGCCAGTTTGTTGTGCGCCCAAGCCACCAATGCAAATACTTTGATTGTATTCCGAGCGCTGCAAGCTTTTGGCAGTGGAGCGGCCATTGTGATGGCAAGGGCTATCGCTAGGGATGTTTACCCTGCTCATGAGTTACCTAAAGTACTGTCATTAATGACACTTGTGACCATGATAGCGCCATTACTGGCACCGCTATTGGGTGGTTTTTTACTCGTTCATTTTCAGTGGCAAGTGATTTTCTATTTGCTGGCAGTGATTGGCTTGGCTTCGGTGTGTGCAATTTTTTTCTTACTCCCTGAAACGTTAACCCACCAGCGCGGTTCTGAAAATATACTTTGTGTCGCTTTCAAGAATTATGCACAGGTGCTCACAGACCGAGAAGCACTGAGTATTATTGGCACCATGGCTTTCTCCTTTGCCGGTATGTTTGCCTTTATCAGTGGTTCACCGTTTGTGTACATCAATTATTTCGGTGTTTCTGAACAACATTATGGTTTGCTGTTCGGCTGTAACATCTTGGGGATGATTGTCATGCTGTTGTTGAACGTTAAACTACTAAAAACCTATAGTTTAACGCGCATACTGACTATGCAAAGTGGGTTTCAATTAGCGTTTGGTCTGCTGTTACTCATATTTTACCAACAAAGTTTGCCCATAATTGTTATTCTAGTCGTACTGTTCTTATCGATGGTCAATGCTATCGGCACGAACAGTTTGTCACTATTACTGCAACATCGCGGGAAAATTGCAGGAAGTGCCAGTGCACTTGCCATTTCTATTCAGTTTGCCTTAGCGGCTGTCGCCAGCGTTGCAGTTTCTGTATTACAAGATGAATCCCCATTCGCTATGGCACTTGTTATGGCGCTTTGTGCCGGGTTAAGTTTTGCTAGCCAACAGCTATCAGCTAAAAATATCCGCCCACAAGTCCAATCAGTGTCTTCGGAGAACAACGAAAAATGA